From the Ascaphus truei isolate aAscTru1 chromosome 15, aAscTru1.hap1, whole genome shotgun sequence genome, one window contains:
- the LOC142466917 gene encoding LOW QUALITY PROTEIN: uncharacterized protein LOC142466917 (The sequence of the model RefSeq protein was modified relative to this genomic sequence to represent the inferred CDS: inserted 2 bases in 1 codon): MEKMRTEQSSNIPINMTENASFNKSRQIINNVTTSHSKIYILAAATGKDLGESGKSLTCLSDQNKMTHTGERQHVCGECGKGFSRLSHMNIHMRTHTGEKPHVCGECGKGFSHKSSLDIHKRTHTGEKPHVCGECGKQFSNLSNLNTHKRTHTGERPHVCGECGKGFSQLSRLNTHKLTHTWERPHVCGECGKRFSVLSSLGTHKRTHTGERPHVCGECGKGFSVLSSLNTHKLTHTGERPHVCGECGKGFSDLSSLNKHMRTHTGEKPHVCGECGKGFSQLSSLNTHKLTHTGERPHVCGECGKGFSVLSSLGTHKRTHTGERPHVCGECGKGFSQLSILNXHKLTHTGERPHVCRECGKGFSQLSILNTHKLTHTGERPHVCGECGKGFSDLSSLNTHMRTHTGERPYVCGECGKGFSQLSSLNTHKLTHTGERPHVCGECGKGFSVLYNLNTHMRTHTGERPYVCGECGKGFSGLSSLNTHKRTHTGERPISKARHV, translated from the exons atggaaaagatgaggacagaacaatcttccaacattccaataaatatgacagaaaatgcatctttcaacaAGTCAAGGCAaataataaacaatgtaactacTTCTcattccaaaatatatatattagcagctgccacaggaaaagatcttggagaaagtgggaagagtctgacttgTTTATCAGACCAGaacaagatgacacacacaggggagagacaacatgtatgtggggaatgtgggaagggatttagtaggTTATCCCACATGAAcatacacatgaggacacacacaggggagaaaccgcatgtatgtggggaatgtggaaagggatttagtcATAAATCCAGCCTGGACATACACAAGCGaacacatacaggggagaaaccgcatgtttgtggggaatgtgggaagcaaTTTAGTAacttatccaacctgaacacacacaagcgaacacacacaggggagagaccgcatgtatgtggggaatgtgggaagggatttagtcagttatccagacTGAACACACACAAGCTTACACACACatgggagagaccgcatgtatgtggggaatgtgggaagagatttagtgtgttatccagcctgggcacacacaagaggacacacacaggggagagaccgcatgtatgtggggaatgtgggaagggatttagtgtgttatccagcctgaacacacacaagcttacacacacaggggagagaccgcatgtatgtggggaatgtgggaagggatttagtgacttatccagcctgaacaaacacatgaggacacacacaggggagaaaccgcatgtgtgtggggaatgtggaaagggatttagtcagttatccagcctgaacacacacaagcttacacacacaggggagagaccgcatgtatgtggggaatgtgggaagggatttagtgtgttatccagcctgggcacacacaagaggacacacacaggggagagaccgcatgtatgtggggaatgtgggaagggatttagtcagttatccattCTGAA ACACAAGcttacacacacaggggagagaccgcatgtatgtagggaatgtgggaagggatttagtcagttatccattctgaacacacacaagcttacacacacaggggagagaccgcatgtatgtggggaatgtgggaagggatttagtgacttatccagcctgaacacacacatgaggacacacacaggggagagaccgtatgtatgtggggaatgtggaaagggatttagtcagttatccagcctgaacacacacaagcttacacacacaggggagagaccgcatgtatgtggggaatgtgggaagggatttagtgtgttatacaacctgaacacacacatgaggacacacacaggggagagaccgtatgtgtgtggggaatgtgggaagggatttagtgggttatccagcctgaacacacacaagaggacacacacaggggagagacctatctctaaagccaggcatgtTTAG